The Thermosynechococcus sp. CL-1 genomic interval GACGGGGCGATAGTTCGTGAGGAGGCGCAGGCTATTCAGTTCGGCCAAGAGGGTTGCTCCATTGCTAATCAAGACGGCAATCACAGGGTGCAGGCTCAAAAAGACCCCCGCTAAAACCACACTGACATTGGGAATGACCACAAGGGCAATATTTTGATTGATAATGTTCATCACTTCTTGGCTGAGGGCGATCGCCTGCACCAGTCCCTCAAGGCGATTATTCATCAAGAGAAGATCTGCGGTTTGCCGCGCCGCATCACTGCCTTCAGAAAGGGTAATGGAAATATCAGCGTAGGCCATTGCTGCTGTATCATTGAAGCCTTCCCCCACATAGGCCACGACTTTTTCGCCACCATTTTTAAACTTCTCTAGAAGTTCAACTTTGTCCTCTGGCATTTTATTGGTATAGATTTGACCGAGACGAAAGCCAGTGGCATAGCCCACCGCATTGGCGACTTCGTGGTGATCTCCCGTCACCATATAGCACTCAATACCCCGCTGTTGCAGAGCGGCAATCACACTAGCGGCTTCAGAACGCACGGGGTTGCTATAGAACACCAGTGCCACCAGTTCACCATTACAGGCAACACAGACAAGGGAGCGGTTCCAAAGCACGCCTTCATGGGTGCGCAGTTCATCAAGATCAATGGGCACTTGGCGATCGCGCATCAGTTGGGGGGTGCCCACCAAAATCTCTTGCCCCTCGACGGTTGCTGCCACCCCCTTACCCGGCTCATAGACCCAGTTGCTATAGGTTCCCCCCTCAATCCCGCGTTCAGCCGCATACTCAAGGATGGCAAGGGCAAAGGGGTGATTGATTGACTGTTCCACAGTTGCCAGCCAATAGAGTAGCGTTTGCTCACTCAGGCCGGGCTTGAGGAGATTGACCCCCACAATGGTTCCCTTCACTTCCGTCAGTGTGCCGGTTTTGTCAAAAACAATGACATTAACCCGTGAGAGCAGTTCAAGGGCGCGGCCATTGCGAAAATACACCCCGACATGGGGCGCATAGGTGAGGGCTGCCAAAATCGCAGTGGGAATGGTAATGCCAATCCCTGAGCCAAAATCCAATTGCAGAGGGGCGATCGCCCGATGGGCATCCAAGGTAACCCCATAAACAATGGCAGCCACGCCCATTGCCGGCAAAATGGCTTGGTTCGAGATTTCCTCAGCGTAGTTTTCAATGCGGGTATCCAGTTGCGGCGCTTGGCGAGCCAGTTGCAGTGTTTTGCCCACCTGCGTCTCTTCACCAACGGCTTCAGCAACAACGCAAATTTGTCCCCGCACCACAAGGGAAGAGGCCAGCACCGTTTGCTCAGGTTCACAGGGCAGTAGATCCGACTCTCCCGTGAGAAACTGCCGCTGAATCACGGCGGATCCCCAGAGCACGGTACCATCCACGGGCACCGCAGATCCGGCGGCCACAATCACGCGATCGCCCACCTGTAGCTCGCGCACAGAGACATTTTGGCGAGTGCCGCCCCGCTCTACCCAATAGGTGCGCTGTTGATCGAGGGGGTCAAAGACTTGGTTTTCCCCCACTTGAGCGGTCATATCCCGCAGTGACCCCCCCACTTGCCCCATAAAGGCAGCTAACACCGGCGCCATGTATTCCCCTTGCAGCGTATGCAGAATCGTCCAGAGGGATTCCAGTTGGGTGACGTTGAGATGGCGGTGTTCGAGGCTCTCTAGGGCTTCTTGGAAGGTGGGCAGTGCCACAATCACAATCACAGTGGCGACAATGGCAGGGTAGAAGGGGGTTTGTACTGGTAGTAGCGCCACGATCGCCAGCGCCAAGGTGGGTAGCGCCATTTTCTCGATAAAGTAAGCGGTGTTCCAAGGGGAGTACACCAACTTATCAATGGGCAGCATCCCCGGTAAGGGTAAACGCTCATCTGCTGCGGCCTGAATCAATTGGCCAAAGCGGTGAAGGGGATTGTCAGCTTCAGGACTGTATTGAACAATCAGGCTAGCGGCGGGCAAGTTAAGGCGAATTTGTTGCACACTGTCTTCTTGAACAAAGAGAGCTTGCAGTTGCCGCCCATAGCGATCGTCATATTGCAGGCGGGGAATCCGCAACCGCACTCGCCCCGGTAAGTGATGCACCACTTCGTAATGAACCCTTGCTGGCGGCGGGGAAAGCACAGTTGCAGTCATGATCAATTACCCCTAAGGATCGGTTAAGAAAAGGGCTGGGGGGAGCGATGGCGATGGGTCGGCGCACTAATGAGGTCATTGATATTCTGCTGCATTGTTAGGCAAATTGCATCCAAGGGCAGATCATTGAGGTCACGGCCAAAGGGATTTTCAATTTCGATGCCAATTTCTTCAACGCCAAAGAGGGTAAAAGCAATGAGTCCCACCATTGGGCCTGTCCACCACACGAGGTTATCCACCAGTTGAAAGGGTAGCAGCAAGCAATAGAGAAATAATAGCTGCTTGAGATGAATGGCATAGGCAAGGGGCATCGGTGTTTTCAAAATTCGCTCACAGGCACCCATGGCATCCACCAATTGCACCAACAGTTCATCTATGTAGGTGAGTTGATATAGGGACAGGTGCCCTCGGCGGTGTTGTTGGTGCAGATAGTCCTCAATCCACAGGGCAATGCGCAAGGGGACATTTTGCACCGTTTGTAGCTCTTTGTATTGATGGGGCTTGAGCAGGGGTTCCAGTTCGGCAAAGGATTCTCCTCGCAGGTGTTGCTTGGTGGCGATCGCAAACACCCCCACTAAATGAACGGCATCAATTTTGGCTTGGTGATCCTCCGGACTATTTTCGTCAATGGCAGTCCACATCAAGCGGGTTAGGCTGCGGGAATTATTCACAATGTTGCCCCACTGGCGGCGGCCTTCCCAAAAGCGCTCATAGGCAGTGTTGGTGCGAAAGACGAGGAGCAACCCCAGCACAATCGAGGGAATGAGACTGCCTAGCACTGGCCAGTGGACATTGATCACATAAAGGTCGATCACCGTCACCAAGACGCCAAAGCCACCGCAAAAGAGGACTTCCGAAAGAATGGCCGGAATGACTGAGCCACGCAAACGCAGGGCAAGACGTAACCATTGCGGCGGTTGCAACAAAAACTTCGCCACGCCCGACCGATCTCGGGGTAATTGGCGTCTGAAGGGGTGAAAACCGAGGAAAGAGAAGCGGCTCATGAATACCAGTGGGCGATTCCCACCCCAATCTTTAGCACACTGGCGTACTGAAACCGTGTTTTTACCGCAAAGAACAACCGAAGAGACTGCAAATCTTAAGAAAATCCGTTAGCCCTTGCCATTCCCCCACAGAAGTGTTAAGTTATATTAAGAACATGAAACACTTTGTAACAAACGGAGGACAAAAATGAGAGGTGGTAGCATTATTGATGATCAAGGCAAAATGAACAACTTTGCCATTGAACCCAAAATGTACGTGATGAGTGAGCCGCAGGCTGGGTTTACTCCCTATGCAGAACTGTTCAATGGTCGCTTGGCCATGATTGGCTTTATCTCCCTGCTGGCCTTGGAAGTGATTACGGGTCACGGTCTGATTGGCTTTTTGAATAGCCTCTAGGTCGTCGCTGCGCTCTTAGGCATATCCGTTCTTCAGCAGCCCTTGTGCGGTTAGAAAGAACAAATAACTCATGGAATGGGTCAGCCTGCCTCTCGGGGTGGGCTTTTTGCTTTTAGTCTTTAGATGAAACAGAGGTCAGTTTAGATCACTCCCAGCGAGAATCCCTAGAGCAAATTCTTGATCTATGTCGCAATTTCTACAGTAGAGCGCATTCACAGCTTCCTAGGAATTTCCAAAAGAGAGATGCCTAATTCCTTATTGCAGACAAAATGTACAGCGCAGGCTTAGCTGTGGCGGTATTGGTGCCATCGCCAAGCGTGATCAATGATTTGCTCGATGTCAGGGTACTGCGGCTGCCAACCTAAAATCTGACGGGCGCGATCGCTATTGGCAACGAGGATTGCGGCGTCTCCTGCTCGGCGATCGCCCTCAACGACTGGAATCGAACAACCTGTGACCCTCTGAGCGGCTTCAATAATTTGCCGCACCGAAAAGCCTTGGCCATTCCCCAAGTTAAAAATTTCCGAGTCGCCGCCACTCAGGAGGTACTTTAATCCCAGCACATGGGCTTGGGCTAGATCCACGACATGGATGTAGTCGCGAATGCAGGTGCCATCGGGAGTAGGGTAATCTGTGCCATAAATGCAGATGTGGGGGCGTCGCCCCATCGCCGCCTGCAACACTAGGGGAATCAAGTGGGTTTCTGGATGATGATCTTCCCCTAAGCGGGAGTCGGGATCGGCGCCTGCGGCATTGAAATAGCGGAAAATCACCGACTTGAGGCCGTAGGCTCTGCCCATATCGGCAGCAATTTGCTCCACCATCCACTTGGAGCGCCCGTAGGGGTTAATGGGAGCACAGGGACAGGTTTCGCGAATCGGCACCTCTGAGGGCAAGCCATAGACGGCGGCTGTGGAGGAAAAGACAAAATAGGGAATCGCGGCGGCCACCATCGCCTGTAAGAGGGTCAGGGCACCATAAACATTATTTTGATAAAAGCGATCGGGGGAGCGGACAGACTCGCCCACTTCAATATAGGCAGCAAAGTGCATTACTGCCGTCACGGGATAGGTTTGAAAAATCCAATCTAAGAGGGAGCGATCGCCAATATGACCCACAATGAGTTCTGTTTTAAGAACAGACTCGACCAAATCGCGGTGCCCTCGCTCAAGGCTATCTAAAATCAGAACCTGAAAGCCGGCTTGCTGCAGTGCCAAAACGGTATGGCTGCCAATATAGCCCGCGCCCCCGGTGACCAGAATCAGCGGCGAATTATTACCATTATTAATTGTCATTAAAGTCCATCTGTTACACTAGAAAAGCTGCTACAAATTCTGCCATGACCAGTGACTTACACCATGAAATCACCCAAGAGGTGAAACGACGTCGTAATTTCGCCATTATCTCTCACCCGGATGCCGGGAAAACGACGCTGACGGAAAAGTTACTGCTTTACGGTGGGGCTATTCACGAGGCGGGAGCCGTCAAAGCACGACGGGCACAGCGGCAAGCCACCTCTGACTGGATGGAAATGGAGCAACAACGGGGGATTTCGATTACCTCGACGGTCTTGCAGTTTGAGTACCAAGGCTATCAGATTAACCTCTTGGATACCCCCGGCCACCAAGACTTCAGTGAAGATACCTATCGCACCCTTGCGGCGGCTGATAATGCTGTGATGCTGGTGGATGCGGCCAAGGGTTTAGAACCCCAAACCCGCAAGCTCTTTGAGGTATGCCAACTGCGGGGTCTGCCGATTTTTACATTCATCAACAAGCTGGATCGGCCGGGGCGGGAACCCCTTGAACTGATTGATGAAATTGAACAGGAGCTGGGGCTGATTCCCTATCCTGTGAACTGGCCGCTAGGAATGGGCGATCGCTTTCGCGGCGTCTATGATCGCCTGCGGCAGAATTTTCACTTCTTTGAGCGCACCACCCACGGTAGCCGTGCTGCGGCTGAAACGGTCATTGCCCTTGGGGATCCTGCCATTGATCCCTACATTGAGTCCTATCGCTTGGAATACAACCAACTCAAGGATGAACTAGAACTGCTCGATGGCGTGGGGGCGGAGCTAGATCTTGATCTGGTGCATCAGGGGAAAATGACTCCTGTCTTCTTTGGCAGTGCCATGACCAACTTTGGCGTGCGCCTGTTTCTAGAGCACTTTTTGACCTATGCGTTGCCACCCATGGCCTACAAGAGCGATCGCGGGGCGATTGATCCGACGCAGGAGCATTTCACTGGCTTTGTGTTTAAGCTGCAGGCCAATATGGATCCGAAACATCGCGATCGCGTCGCCTTTGTGCGGGTCTGTAGCGGCAAATTTGAAAAGGACATGACCGTCAACCATGCTCGCACCGGCAAAACCATCCGCCTTTCTCGTCCCCAAAAACTCTTTGCCCAAGGTCGCGAATCCCTTGAAACGGCCTATGCGGGCGATGTGATTGGCCTGAATAATCCAGGCATGTTTGCCATTGGCGACACCCTCTATGTCGGCCCCAAATTGGAATATGAAGGCATTCCCTGTTTTTCCCCAGAACTCTTTGCCTATCTGCGCAACCCCAACCCCTCCAAGTTCAAATCCTTCCAAAAAGGGGTGAATGAGCTACGGGAAGAGGGTGCCGTGCAAATCATGTACTCTACCGATGAATCGAAACGAGAACCGATTCTGGCGGCAGTTGGCCAATTGCAATTTGAAGTGGTGCAGTTTCGCCTATTAAACGAATACGGTGTGGAAACTCGTCTTGACCCTCTCCCCTATACCGTTGCGCGCTGGGTACTGGATGGTTGGGAAGCCCTTGCAGCCATTGGCCGCATCTTTAATGCTGTCACCGTCAAAGACAGTTGGGGACGGCCGGTGCTGCTCTTTAAGAATGAGTGGAATCTGCAACAGACAATGGCAGATCATCCCAAACTGCGCCTGAGCGCGATCGCCCCCCTTGCCGCTGCTGTGCCTGCCTAGCTGCCCCATGAGTAGTGTCTATACCCGTCCCCTTGCTCGTCTCATTGAGCAGTTGCAACGCCTGCCGGGCATTGGCCCAAAAACCGCCCAACGTCTTGCCCTCCATCTGATCAAACGTCCCGAAGCCGATATCCAAGCCTTGGCTCAAGCCCTCCTTGACGCCAAACAGCAGGTGGGACTCTGCTCCGTTTGTTTCCACCTCTCTGCGGAACCCGTGTGCGACATCTGCGCCTCCCCCCAGCGGGACGATCACACCATTTGTGTTGTGGCGGACTCCCGCGATGTCATTGCCATTGAAAAAACCCGTGAGTACCACGGCAAGTACCATGTCTTGGGGGGACTCATTTCTCCGCTAGAGGGCATCACCCCCGAACACCTGCACATTCAACCTCTGATTCAGCGCGCCAGCCAAGCACAGGTCAAAGAAGTGATTTTGGCCATCAACCCCAGTATTGAAGGGGAAACGACCACTCTCTATGTGGGGCAGCTGCTGCGGCCTTTTGTGAAGGTGACTCGCATTGCCTTTGGCCTACCGGTGGGCGGTGATCTTGACTATGCCGATGAAATGACCCTTGCCCGTGCCCTTGCCGGTCGCCGGGAAATTGAGTGGCAGTAGCTTAGTGCCCCCCTTGCAATCGCCGCAATGCCGTCACAATTTGGTGGATGGCTCGCTTCAATTGCTCGACTTCGTGGTGTAACCGCTGGTCTTCCGCTTCCAAAGCGGCGAGGCGATTGTCATCCCCACCACTAGCTGTTGCCGCTAGTTGCTGTTGCAGTTGAGTAACCGTTGCTTGGAGTTGAGCAAAGTCATTTGCTTTGACAGATTGTGCCTGCAAAGCTTGAATGGCACCTTCAAGGGCGGCCAGTTTGTCATAGATGGGGGTGAGATCCACAGCAACGGGAGCCGTTACTTCCGCAGGTGCTGCTGCTTTGACGGGTCTGGGCTTACGAGCTTTGCGAAAGGCCTCTTGAATCGCTGCTTCGAGTTGTTCTTTTTCAAAGGGTTTCTCAATGAACTCAAACCACTCAAAGGGTTCTTGGAGCTTTTCGGTGACCTCTTCCTTGCGCCCTGACATAATCACGAGGGGGATGGCGCCAAGGAGATCATTTTTCTCCAATTCTTGATAGACTTCCCAGCCGCTCACCTTCGGCAGCAGAAAATCCAGCATGATCAACGTCGGCTCAGACTGCTCAATGAGTTGCAACCCCTCACGGCCATCCTTGGCCTCAAGGATTTCGTAGTCGCCCTCTGGCAACATTTCACGGACCCGCATCCGGATTACTTTACTGTCGTCAATGACAAGGACTTTGCGGCTAGTCACGGAAACACTCCATTCCTATACAAGATTCCTATAGAAGAGATTGTGAATAGAGGGCGGCAGTGGCATGACCACCACGTGATTCCAACCTTAGCATAGCCCTGTCTTTTGGAGTTGACCACTCGCCTTACACTGCCGCAAAGCGTCCCTGAACCCAAAAATTTGGGGTCAAAGACCCACCCTTGAGGGCAGGAGAATGTCACAATAGAAGTCTCACCCCTACCAAAGATTTGTTCGATACGTCACACCCTATGCCAGAGTCTGCTGCCCCTATCCACCTCCCCAAAACCAGTGAGTCGGAGCAGCTGAAGCGGATTCGCCACACCAGTGCCCACATTCTGGCCATGGCAGTCCAGAAGCTGTTTCCCAAGGCGCAGGTTACAATTGGTCCTTGGATTGAGAATGGGTTTTATTACGATTTTGACCACCCCGAACCCTTCAGTGAAAAAGACCTGAAGCTCATTGAGAAGGAGATGGTCAAGATCATTAAACGCAAGTTACCAGTGATCCGTGAGGAAGTAACCCGTGAGGAAGCTGAGCGGCGTATCCGCGAACTGGGAGAACCCTATAAGCTAGAAATTCTCCAAGACCTCGAAGAGCCAATTACGATTTACCACCTCGGCGATGAGTGGTGGGATCTGTGCGCCGGCCCCCATGTGGAAAACACCGGTGAGATTAACCCCAAGGCGATCGCCCTCGAAAGTGTTGCTGGGGCCTACTGGCGCGGCGATGAAACCAAAGCCCAACTGCAGCGCATTTATGGCACTGCTTGGGAAACCCCTGAGCAACTGGCGGAGTATAAACGCCGCAAGGAAGAAGCCCTGCGCCGCGACCACCGCAAACTGGGCAAAGAGCTGGGTCTCTTTATCTTTGCTGATCCTGTAGGACCAGGGCTACCCCTGTGGACTCCTAAGGGAACGATTCTACGCTCAACCCTCGAGGAATTTCTCAGAAAAGAGCAAATGAAGCGGGGATATCTACCGGTGGTGAGTCCGCACATTGCCCGTGTGGATCTATTTAAGACCTCCGGCCACTGGCAAAAGTACAAAGAGGATATGTTTCCTCTGATGGCTGAAGATGCTGAGGCTGCTGCCCACGAGCAGGGCTTTGTTCTCAAGCCCATGAACTGTCCCTTCCACATTCAAATCTACAAAAGTGAGCTGCGCTCCTATCGCGACTTACCCCTGCGGCTGGCGGAATTTGGTACCGTCTATCGCTATGAGCAGTCGGGAGAATTGGGAGGCTTGACACGGGTGCGGGGCTTTACCGTTGATGACTCCCACCTCTTTGTCACCCCAGAGCAGTTGGATGTCGAGTTTTTGAATGTGGTTGACCTCATTCTCTCGGTCTTCCGCTGTCTGCGTCTGAATAAGTTCAAGGCACGGTTGAGCTTCCGCGATCCCAAATCCGATAAGTACATTGGCTCCGACGAGGCTTGGTCAAAGGCGGAGTCAGCAATTCAGCGAGCGGTAGAACAGTTGGGCATGGAGCATTTCTTGGGGATTGGGGAGGCCGCCTTCTATGGGCCGAAACTAGACTTTATCTTTGAGGATGCTCTCGGTCGTGAGTGGCAGTTGGGAACGGTTCAGGTGGACTACAATTTGCCTGAGCGCTTTGATTTGGAATACGTTGCTGAGGACAATACCCGCCGCCGACCAGTGATGATTCACCGTGCCCCCTTTGGCTCGCTGGAGCGGCTCATTGGCATTCTCATTGAGGAGTATGCAGGGGATTTCCCCTTCTGGCTGGCACCAGAGCAAGTGCGCCTGTTGCCCGTGGGGGATGAGCAACGCCCCTATGCCGAACGTGTGGCCGCTCAACTGCGAGAGCAGGGTGTGCGCGTGAGCGTGGATCGCAGTGGCGATCGCCTAGGTAAACAAATCCGCAATGCTGAAACCCAGAAAATTCCCGTGATGGGCATTGTGGGTGCCAAGGAAGTCGAAAGCGAGACCGTGAGTATCCGCACCCGTGCTGCAGGCGATGTCGGCGCCTTGCCGGTTAAACAACTGATCGAGAAACTGACATCGGCAATGAATGCAATGGATGCCGAGATTCAGTGGCAGTAGCTAGAGGTTAACTCATTATGACCTATCCTTTTATATCAATTATTACGGCAACTCTCAATGTCGAAGATACGATTACTCGAACCATTAAAAGCCTTCAAGATCAAACGGATAAAAACTTTGAATGGATTATTGGAGATGGTGAATCAACTGATAATACCATTAGTATTATTCAATCTACAAAGGGCTTAAATATCAAAATTATCTCAGAACCAGATTTTAGTTTATATCATGCGATCAATAAATCACTTAAAATTGCAAGTGGAGATTATTATCTTGTTTTAGGTGCTGGAGATGTACTAGAACAGAATGCAATAGAGTTGTTTAGAAAAGCTACTTGCTCTACGAAAGCAGATATACTATCAGCACATGTGTGGTTAGGTAAACGATTAAGGCGCCCTAATAGAGGAAGACCGTATTTGTTTTCAGCCGGAGCCTACATATCTTCCCATGCTGTTGGTACTCTAATTAAAACCGATCTTCATAGGCAACTAGGATACTATTCCTATA includes:
- a CDS encoding bestrophin family protein yields the protein MSRFSFLGFHPFRRQLPRDRSGVAKFLLQPPQWLRLALRLRGSVIPAILSEVLFCGGFGVLVTVIDLYVINVHWPVLGSLIPSIVLGLLLVFRTNTAYERFWEGRRQWGNIVNNSRSLTRLMWTAIDENSPEDHQAKIDAVHLVGVFAIATKQHLRGESFAELEPLLKPHQYKELQTVQNVPLRIALWIEDYLHQQHRRGHLSLYQLTYIDELLVQLVDAMGACERILKTPMPLAYAIHLKQLLFLYCLLLPFQLVDNLVWWTGPMVGLIAFTLFGVEEIGIEIENPFGRDLNDLPLDAICLTMQQNINDLISAPTHRHRSPQPFS
- a CDS encoding response regulator, which codes for MTSRKVLVIDDSKVIRMRVREMLPEGDYEILEAKDGREGLQLIEQSEPTLIMLDFLLPKVSGWEVYQELEKNDLLGAIPLVIMSGRKEEVTEKLQEPFEWFEFIEKPFEKEQLEAAIQEAFRKARKPRPVKAAAPAEVTAPVAVDLTPIYDKLAALEGAIQALQAQSVKANDFAQLQATVTQLQQQLAATASGGDDNRLAALEAEDQRLHHEVEQLKRAIHQIVTALRRLQGGH
- a CDS encoding heavy metal translocating P-type ATPase, encoding MTATVLSPPPARVHYEVVHHLPGRVRLRIPRLQYDDRYGRQLQALFVQEDSVQQIRLNLPAASLIVQYSPEADNPLHRFGQLIQAAADERLPLPGMLPIDKLVYSPWNTAYFIEKMALPTLALAIVALLPVQTPFYPAIVATVIVIVALPTFQEALESLEHRHLNVTQLESLWTILHTLQGEYMAPVLAAFMGQVGGSLRDMTAQVGENQVFDPLDQQRTYWVERGGTRQNVSVRELQVGDRVIVAAGSAVPVDGTVLWGSAVIQRQFLTGESDLLPCEPEQTVLASSLVVRGQICVVAEAVGEETQVGKTLQLARQAPQLDTRIENYAEEISNQAILPAMGVAAIVYGVTLDAHRAIAPLQLDFGSGIGITIPTAILAALTYAPHVGVYFRNGRALELLSRVNVIVFDKTGTLTEVKGTIVGVNLLKPGLSEQTLLYWLATVEQSINHPFALAILEYAAERGIEGGTYSNWVYEPGKGVAATVEGQEILVGTPQLMRDRQVPIDLDELRTHEGVLWNRSLVCVACNGELVALVFYSNPVRSEAASVIAALQQRGIECYMVTGDHHEVANAVGYATGFRLGQIYTNKMPEDKVELLEKFKNGGEKVVAYVGEGFNDTAAMAYADISITLSEGSDAARQTADLLLMNNRLEGLVQAIALSQEVMNIINQNIALVVIPNVSVVLAGVFLSLHPVIAVLISNGATLLAELNSLRLLTNYRPVKVEHKSSRSRSQTGVLDIPWKKRPRRSFGHFGSELSSESLSNGHVPSET
- the prfC gene encoding peptide chain release factor 3, with the protein product MTSDLHHEITQEVKRRRNFAIISHPDAGKTTLTEKLLLYGGAIHEAGAVKARRAQRQATSDWMEMEQQRGISITSTVLQFEYQGYQINLLDTPGHQDFSEDTYRTLAAADNAVMLVDAAKGLEPQTRKLFEVCQLRGLPIFTFINKLDRPGREPLELIDEIEQELGLIPYPVNWPLGMGDRFRGVYDRLRQNFHFFERTTHGSRAAAETVIALGDPAIDPYIESYRLEYNQLKDELELLDGVGAELDLDLVHQGKMTPVFFGSAMTNFGVRLFLEHFLTYALPPMAYKSDRGAIDPTQEHFTGFVFKLQANMDPKHRDRVAFVRVCSGKFEKDMTVNHARTGKTIRLSRPQKLFAQGRESLETAYAGDVIGLNNPGMFAIGDTLYVGPKLEYEGIPCFSPELFAYLRNPNPSKFKSFQKGVNELREEGAVQIMYSTDESKREPILAAVGQLQFEVVQFRLLNEYGVETRLDPLPYTVARWVLDGWEALAAIGRIFNAVTVKDSWGRPVLLFKNEWNLQQTMADHPKLRLSAIAPLAAAVPA
- the galE gene encoding UDP-glucose 4-epimerase GalE, which gives rise to MTINNGNNSPLILVTGGAGYIGSHTVLALQQAGFQVLILDSLERGHRDLVESVLKTELIVGHIGDRSLLDWIFQTYPVTAVMHFAAYIEVGESVRSPDRFYQNNVYGALTLLQAMVAAAIPYFVFSSTAAVYGLPSEVPIRETCPCAPINPYGRSKWMVEQIAADMGRAYGLKSVIFRYFNAAGADPDSRLGEDHHPETHLIPLVLQAAMGRRPHICIYGTDYPTPDGTCIRDYIHVVDLAQAHVLGLKYLLSGGDSEIFNLGNGQGFSVRQIIEAAQRVTGCSIPVVEGDRRAGDAAILVANSDRARQILGWQPQYPDIEQIIDHAWRWHQYRHS
- a CDS encoding chlorophyll a/b-binding protein, whose translation is MRGGSIIDDQGKMNNFAIEPKMYVMSEPQAGFTPYAELFNGRLAMIGFISLLALEVITGHGLIGFLNSL
- a CDS encoding glycosyltransferase — its product is MTYPFISIITATLNVEDTITRTIKSLQDQTDKNFEWIIGDGESTDNTISIIQSTKGLNIKIISEPDFSLYHAINKSLKIASGDYYLVLGAGDVLEQNAIELFRKATCSTKADILSAHVWLGKRLRRPNRGRPYLFSAGAYISSHAVGTLIKTDLHRQLGYYSYRFPVGADYFFIKTAIQNGCKFHGCDFIAGEFMLGGISSTDKLSVVCDVFRLQVETGENLLLQILILICALFIRVVIPKYIPSLIWGTSTSAKSANEA
- the recR gene encoding recombination mediator RecR; its protein translation is MSSVYTRPLARLIEQLQRLPGIGPKTAQRLALHLIKRPEADIQALAQALLDAKQQVGLCSVCFHLSAEPVCDICASPQRDDHTICVVADSRDVIAIEKTREYHGKYHVLGGLISPLEGITPEHLHIQPLIQRASQAQVKEVILAINPSIEGETTTLYVGQLLRPFVKVTRIAFGLPVGGDLDYADEMTLARALAGRREIEWQ
- the thrS gene encoding threonine--tRNA ligase, which codes for MPESAAPIHLPKTSESEQLKRIRHTSAHILAMAVQKLFPKAQVTIGPWIENGFYYDFDHPEPFSEKDLKLIEKEMVKIIKRKLPVIREEVTREEAERRIRELGEPYKLEILQDLEEPITIYHLGDEWWDLCAGPHVENTGEINPKAIALESVAGAYWRGDETKAQLQRIYGTAWETPEQLAEYKRRKEEALRRDHRKLGKELGLFIFADPVGPGLPLWTPKGTILRSTLEEFLRKEQMKRGYLPVVSPHIARVDLFKTSGHWQKYKEDMFPLMAEDAEAAAHEQGFVLKPMNCPFHIQIYKSELRSYRDLPLRLAEFGTVYRYEQSGELGGLTRVRGFTVDDSHLFVTPEQLDVEFLNVVDLILSVFRCLRLNKFKARLSFRDPKSDKYIGSDEAWSKAESAIQRAVEQLGMEHFLGIGEAAFYGPKLDFIFEDALGREWQLGTVQVDYNLPERFDLEYVAEDNTRRRPVMIHRAPFGSLERLIGILIEEYAGDFPFWLAPEQVRLLPVGDEQRPYAERVAAQLREQGVRVSVDRSGDRLGKQIRNAETQKIPVMGIVGAKEVESETVSIRTRAAGDVGALPVKQLIEKLTSAMNAMDAEIQWQ